A genomic window from Peromyscus maniculatus bairdii isolate BWxNUB_F1_BW_parent chromosome 1, HU_Pman_BW_mat_3.1, whole genome shotgun sequence includes:
- the Zkscan2 gene encoding zinc finger protein with KRAB and SCAN domains 2, which produces MATVLDPQVDVEVEECLIMKVEKDSGWAAEPILERSGSTECESFRKCFRQLCYEDVTGPHEAFSKLWELCCRWLKPETRSKEQILEQLVIEQFLTILPEKIQAWAQKQCPESGEEAVALVVHLEKETRRLRKQVSSPLHSEKQIPPGTVWEVADFEPEQLESQHRLVPHEDTGSLHSGYQDQLNGKRESRPLPKNAHSSLWVPVPSDEWNTVDQEMTTQEPVKDVHTVRSFSSKKSVHQIPSHTDLYHEIRKESAGGTVSLGGSVSTNKIAQLEQRKEPWAVGLHSSSKRISDLRSNCIKEKSVRAVQIPARNSGKVWREQQQWGLEDEKIAGVHWSYEETKTFLAILKESRFYETLQACPRNSQVYGAVAEWLRECGFLRTPEQCRTKFKSLQKSYRKVRNGHMLEPCAFFEDMDALLNPTAHSSSTDKPKAMLSLPRLKRIGIGAKEQVSLVEEEEEGAEDSDGDEVGIEFIRKSEIRAAPVLFQNLSGVHWGYEETKTFLDILRETRFYEALQACHRKSKLYGVVAEQLRECGFLRTPEQCRTKFKSLQKSYRKVKNGHVLESCAFYKEMDALVNCRTSALSTNTSEEIPSLSRQERGHIEVEPQEPTIWEPEETSQEAVLEDSGSERMSEEEIIEEPEFQGPAGLPQIPTDFEIGSSIKEDPTQVIFKDKEPHRALIEKSKRFVSQNTNSSKYYKRECISGRQWENLQGIRQGKLMSQPRDLGKATVHQRPFMGRRPYRLLKYGENFGRSARLMCRMTHPKENPYKCGVCGKCFGRSRSLIRHQRIHTGEKPFKCLDCGKSFNDSSNFGAHQRIHTGEKPYRCGECGKCFGQSSSLIIHQRTHTGEKPYQCGECGKSFTNSSHFSAHRRVHTGENPYKCGDCEKSFSNCTRFREHRRIHTAEKPYACAQCGKHFSKSSFLTRHREVHLREKLLPYSPSGYSPESLLRGKSDEFRKSF; this is translated from the exons ATGGCTACAGTCCTGGACCCTCAGGTGGACGTGGAAGTTGAGGAGTGCCTCATAATGAAAGTGGAAAAGGACTCCGGGTGGGCAGCAGAGCCCATTCTGGAAAGATCGGGCAGCACTGAATGTGAGTCCTTTCGTAAATGCTTCCGGCAGCTCTGTTACGAGGATGTGACGGGACCCCATGAAGCTTTCAGTAAACTCTGGGAACTCTGCTGCCGGTGGTTGAAGCCAGAAACGCGTTCCAAGGAGCAGATCCTCGAGCAGCTGGTCATTGAACAGTTTCTCACCATTCTTCCGGAGAAGATTCAGGCCTGGGCACAGAAGCAGTGTCCAGAAAGTGGAGAGGAGGCCGTGGCCCTCGTAGTGCATTTGGAGAAAGAGACCAGAAGACTGAGAAAGCAG GTCAGTAGTCCCCTACACTCAGAGAAGCAAATCCCGCCTGGAACTGTGTGGGAAGTAGCTGACTTTGAGCCAGAGCAACTGGAGAGCCAGCACAGGCTTGTTCCTCATGAGGATACCGGAAGCCTCCACTCAGGATACCAGGACCAGCTGAACGGAAAGAGAGAGAGTAGGCCATTACCTAAGAATG cTCACTCTTCTCTCTGGGTTCCTGTCCCTAGTGATGAGTGGAACACTGTAGATCAGGAGATGACAACCCAG GAACCAGTGAAAGATGTCCACACAGTGAGAAGCTTTTCCTCCAAAAAGAGTGTGCATCAGATTCCTTCTCACACAGATCTCTACCACGAAATCAGGAAGGAGAGTGCAGGGGGCACGGTTTCCCTGG gaGGCTCTGTGTCTACTAACAAGATAGCCCAGTTGGAACAAAGAAAAGAACCGTGGGCTGTAGGTCTGCATTCCTCAAGTAAGAGGATTAGTGACCTGCGAAGCAACTGTATCAAAGAGAAATCAGTGCGTGCTGTTCAGATCCCAGCAAGGAATTCAGGGAAGGTGTGGCGAGAGCAGCAACAGTGGGGTTTAGAAGATGAAAAAATTGCAGGTGTGCACTGGAGCTATGAGGAAACCAAGACTTTCCTTGCAATTCTCAAGGAATCTCGCTTTTATGAAACACTCCAGGCTTGTCCCCGAAATAGCCAGGTGTATGGTGCTGTGGCTGAGTGGTTGCGAGAATGTGGCTTCCTCCGAACACCAGAGCAGTGCCGGACCAAGTTCAAAAGTCTTCAGAAAAGTTATCGAAAAGTGAGAAATGGCCACATGCTGGAACCCTGTGCCTTCTTTGAAGACATGGATGCCTTGTTAAACCCTACAGCCCATTCTTCATCTACTGATAAGCCAAAGGCcatgctctctctccccagactAAAGAGAATTGGTATTGGTGCTAAAGAACAGGTCAGTttagtggaggaggaggaagaaggtgcTGAAGACTCCGATGGTGATGAAGTGGGCATTGAGTTTATACGCAAGTCTGAAATCCGTGCTGCCCCTGTCTTGTTCCAAAACCTAAGTG GTGTGCATTGGGGCTATGAAGAAACAAAGACTTTTCTTGATATCCTTCGTGAGACTCGGTTTTATGAAGCACTTCAAGCCTGTCATCGGAAGAGCAAATTGTATGGAGTCGTGGCTGAACAACTTCGAGAGTGTGGCTTTCTCCGGACACCAGAACAATGCCGAACCAAGTTCAAAAGCCTTCAGAAGAGTTACCGAAAAGTGAAGAATGGCCATGTACTGGAGTCCTGTGCATTTTACAAGGAGATGGATGCCCTAGTTAACTGCCGTACATCTGCCCTTTCCACCAACACTTCAGAAGAAATTCCATCACTCTCAAGGCAAGAAAGAGGACATATTGAGGTTGAACCCCAAGAGCCTACAATCTGGGAACCTGAGGAGACCTCACAGGAGGCAGTGTTAGAAGATTCTGGTAGTGAGAGAATGAGTGAGGAGGAAATTATAGAAGAGCCAGAATTCCAAGGACCTGCAGGCCTACCACAAATCCCAACTG attTTGAAATTGGAAGTAGTATTAAAGAGGACCCAACACAGGTAATATTTAAGGACAAAGAGCCCCATAGAGCATTAATAGAAAAGTCTAAAAGATTTGTTTCTCAGAATACCAACTCCAGTAAATATTATAAAAGGGAGTGCATCTCAGGAAGACAATGGGAAAATCTTCAAGGAATTAGACAGGGAAAATTGATGTCTCAACCTAGAGATCTAGGGAAGGCTACAGTGCATCAGAGGCCTTTCATGGGGAGGAGACCATACAGACTTCTCAAATATGGAGAAAACTTTGGAAGGAGTGCCCGTCTTATGTGcaggatgacccacccgaaggagaATCCTTATAAGTGTGGTGTCTGTGGGAAGTGCTTTGGTAGAAGCAGAAGCCTAATCAGACACCAAAGAATCCACACGGGGGAAAAGCCTTTCAAATGTCTTGACTGTGGGAAAAGCTTTAATGACTCCTCAAATTTTGGAGCCCACCAGAgaatccacactggagagaagccgtACAGATGTGGCGAGTGTGGGAAATGCTTTGGTCAGAGCTCAAGTCTTATCATCCATCAGAGAACCCACACTGGTGAGAAACCCTATCAGTGTGGAGAGTGTGGGAAAAGCTTCACCAACAGTTCTCATTTCAGTGCCCACCGCAGAGTCCATACTGGAGAAAATCCCTACAAATGCGGGGACTGTGAGAAGAGCTTCAGTAACTGCACACGATTCCGAGAGCACCGGCGAATCCACACCGCAGAGAAGCCCTATGCATGTGCCCAGTGCGGCAAGCATTTCAGCAAAAGCTCTTTCCTCACCAGACACCGGGAAGTCCACCTGAGAGAAAAGCTGCTGCCATACTCGCCCTCTGGGTACTCCCCAGAGAGCCTCCTGAGGGGGAAGAGTGATGAGTTCAGGAAGTCCTTTTGA